From a single Nicotiana tomentosiformis chromosome 2, ASM39032v3, whole genome shotgun sequence genomic region:
- the LOC104092760 gene encoding FCS-Like Zinc finger 8-like, with protein sequence MLRYKSRRGVTSTQVHMADQSSFPSPNSTQNHKNKPISSLISPRFFNSFLTRSLSDTETTKTTVNTSQFQTSRDRLYDFETITSPNSILDSMHNFNLGNPFGYDRTSSKPITKKPSNNKMESESIGLALIDSKEISSVSKALFGAKLKVEIPCSSTESLEVKKISSGDVGEGLSLTEMESSEDYTCVISHGPNPKTTHIFDNCIVERCCGVRKLSELTKENGFLGGDSNSCLPEKILSCCNSCKVDQTECKDIYMGEKDLTCSHECQEMILEGQGQESTNER encoded by the exons ATGCTGAGGTACAAATCAAGAAGAGGGGTGACTAGCACACAAGTTCATATGGCAGACCAAAGTTCTTTTCCTTCTCCCAATTCCACCCAAAATCACAAAAATAAACCAATTTCATCCTTAATTTCTCCAAGATTTTTCAATAGTTTTCTAACCAGAAGCCTATCTGACACTGAAACTACTAAAACAACAGTAAATACGTCTCAATTTCAAACAAGTCGGGATCGACTATATGACTTTGAAACTATTACTAGCCCAAATTCCATTCTTGATAGCATGCACAATTTCAATCTTGGGAACCCTTTTGGTTATGATAGAACATCATCAAAGCCCATCACTAAAAAGCCTTCAAATAACAAGATGGAATCAGAAAGTATTGGACTTGCTCTCATTGATTCCAAGGAAATTAGCAGTGTTTCTAAGGCTTTGTTTGGAGCAAAGCTCAAAGTTGAAATCCCATGTTCTTCAACTGAGTCCCTAGAAGTTAAAAAAATTTCTTCTGGGGATGTTGGTGAAGGGCTAAGTTTAACAGAAATGGAGAGTTCAGAGGATTACACTTGTGTGATAAGTCATGGTCCAAATCCAAAAACAACTCATATATTTGATAATTGCATTGTGGAACGCTGCTGTGGAGTTAGAAAATTGTCTGAATTGACAAAAGAGAATGGATTTTTGGGAGGTGATTCAAATTCTTGTTTGCCAGAGAAAATTCTGAGTTGTTGCAACTCTTGCAAAGTTGATCAAACAGAGTGCAAAGACATATACAT GGGTGAAAAAGACTTAACTTGCAGCCATGAATGCCAAGAGATGATTTTGGAAGGCCAAGGCCAGGAATCAACGAATGAGAGATGA
- the LOC104092761 gene encoding nuclear transcription factor Y subunit B-5-like encodes MVDNINILGSKYDRESHKSYNYSISGSSSTEDVVIKEQERLLPIANVGRIMKQILPPNAKISKEAKETMQECVSEFISFVTGEASDKCHNEKRKTVNGDDICWALGSLGFDDYVEPLKRYLHKHRELEGERVNQNKVGGNNIIEEREREAGLYSSSRLRSALSPKLQLDHLNRGI; translated from the coding sequence ATGGTTGATAATATCAACATATTAGGTTCTAAATATGATAGAGAAAGTCATAAATCTTACAATTATTCAATTAGTGGTTCCTCAAGTACTGAAGATGTAGTGATTAAGGAGCAAGAACGATTACTTCCAATAGCTAATGTTGGGAGAATTATGAAGCAAATTCTACCACCAAATGCCAAGATTTCAAAAGAAGCTAAAGAAACTATGCAAGAATGTGTTTCTGAGTTTATTAGTTTTGTCACTGGAGAAGCCTCAGATAAGTGTCACAATGAGAAGAGAAAGACTGTGAATGGAGATGATATTTGTTGGGCTTTGGGAAGTTTGGGATTTGATGATTATGTTGAGCCATTAAAGAGGTATTTGCACAAGCATAGAGAGTTAGAAGGTGAAAGAGTTAACCAAAATAAGGTTGGtggaaacaatattattgaagAAAGGGAAAGAGAAGCTGGACTCTACTCCTCTTCCCGACTTCGCTCCGCTCTATCCCCAAAGCTTCAACTCGATCACTTGAACAGAGGAATTTGA